One segment of Paenibacillus sp. FSL R7-0337 DNA contains the following:
- a CDS encoding cupredoxin domain-containing protein yields the protein MIRKSAILCSIIFALLLTACGGNSSNSESANNVAAGSNLTAEEELVITATNYSFDQPEYHLKKGVPVKITFENESGNHGILIPEMKLRLDAKNSSEVVLPEKAGTYEMTCAIMCGSGHSGMTAKIIVE from the coding sequence ATGATCAGGAAGTCGGCTATTCTGTGTTCTATTATATTTGCGCTTCTGCTAACGGCCTGCGGAGGCAACAGCAGCAATTCTGAGAGCGCTAACAATGTAGCAGCCGGGAGCAATCTGACGGCCGAGGAAGAACTCGTCATTACGGCCACCAATTATAGCTTTGACCAGCCGGAATACCATTTGAAGAAGGGCGTCCCTGTCAAAATCACCTTCGAAAATGAGAGCGGAAATCACGGCATACTAATCCCTGAGATGAAGCTGCGGCTGGACGCCAAGAATTCCTCTGAGGTAGTCCTTCCTGAGAAGGCGGGAACCTACGAGATGACCTGTGCCATCATGTGCGGTTCCGGCCATAGCGGAATGACTGCTAAGATTATTGTGGAATAG
- a CDS encoding GGDEF domain-containing protein encodes MQSAERWHRRILYGYWIIVLCLLLSQFLYMLYSRSDKMQTIFSPGKGHMFIVCNLMIILAMASAEVWLRRSLRYHKQVVVVCSFMVSYLMYFVLEPYVDGAQMTLMMPIMLALIYFDQRLLYSLGAFSTVFYGGIYFGLERPLLGKPLLEFVLVECVYVVFALMAQGVILRGRETREYLEQLTKSEQELMVERAISDKLLKIDALTGLYNHKTFHEYLDSLLEQCESNGLRLQLALIDIDNFKQVNDRYGHWVGDLVLKEVAAKMGSLIGLNDFAARYGGEEFAVIFTDKSFQEAYAAVEQMRISIAAMCHPYAGNKPITVSIGLCHYQLGDGKELLFRKTDDSLYTAKRGGKNAVVTSAVTSVKGHKLTENPQIPV; translated from the coding sequence TTGCAAAGTGCTGAGAGATGGCACCGGAGAATACTGTACGGATACTGGATCATCGTACTCTGTCTGCTGCTTAGCCAGTTCCTGTATATGCTGTACTCCCGTTCTGATAAGATGCAGACGATATTCAGTCCCGGCAAAGGGCATATGTTCATAGTCTGCAACCTGATGATTATCCTCGCTATGGCCTCTGCCGAGGTCTGGCTGCGCCGCTCGCTCCGTTATCATAAGCAGGTGGTTGTGGTCTGCAGCTTCATGGTTTCCTATCTGATGTATTTTGTGCTTGAGCCTTATGTAGACGGTGCGCAGATGACGTTGATGATGCCGATTATGCTGGCCCTCATCTATTTCGACCAGCGGCTGCTGTATTCGCTTGGAGCGTTCAGCACTGTATTCTACGGGGGGATCTATTTCGGGCTTGAACGGCCGCTGCTCGGCAAGCCGCTGCTGGAGTTTGTGCTGGTGGAGTGTGTGTATGTCGTCTTTGCCTTAATGGCACAGGGCGTGATTCTCCGTGGCCGCGAGACGCGCGAATATCTGGAGCAGCTCACCAAGTCGGAGCAAGAGCTGATGGTGGAGCGGGCGATCTCGGACAAGCTGCTGAAGATAGATGCGTTAACCGGCCTGTATAACCACAAGACATTCCATGAATACCTGGATTCGCTGCTGGAGCAGTGTGAGAGCAACGGATTGAGGCTGCAGCTTGCGTTAATTGACATCGATAATTTCAAGCAGGTTAATGACAGATACGGACACTGGGTGGGCGATCTTGTGCTCAAGGAGGTGGCGGCCAAGATGGGCAGCCTGATCGGGTTGAATGACTTTGCGGCAAGGTATGGCGGGGAAGAATTCGCAGTGATTTTTACGGATAAAAGCTTTCAGGAAGCCTACGCTGCTGTCGAGCAAATGCGTATCAGTATTGCTGCCATGTGCCATCCGTATGCCGGGAATAAGCCCATTACTGTCAGTATCGGACTGTGTCACTACCAGCTTGGAGACGGCAAGGAGCTGCTGTTCCGCAAGACGGACGATTCGCTGTATACGGCCAAGCGCGGCGGGAAAAATGCTGTAGTGACCTCTGCGGTCACTTCCGTTAAAGGGCATAAACTTACAGAAAACCCCCAAATTCCGGTATAG
- a CDS encoding phage holin family protein: MRFLAHVVRFVVAAIVLMVVGWIVPQFTVGGFWSAFMLALVIALLGWVVEGIFGKKTTPFGRGIVGFLVSALVIWIAQFVVSGVSVSVLGALLAALVIGIIDLFLPVSTPFEAGK; the protein is encoded by the coding sequence TTGAGATTCTTAGCTCATGTAGTACGGTTCGTGGTCGCAGCAATCGTGCTGATGGTGGTCGGCTGGATTGTTCCGCAGTTTACGGTCGGGGGATTCTGGAGTGCATTCATGCTTGCTCTGGTGATCGCTCTGCTCGGCTGGGTCGTTGAAGGCATTTTCGGCAAAAAAACAACGCCCTTCGGACGCGGTATCGTCGGCTTCCTGGTCAGCGCCCTAGTCATCTGGATTGCCCAGTTTGTCGTCAGCGGTGTCAGTGTCTCGGTGCTTGGTGCCCTGCTTGCCGCACTGGTCATCGGGATCATCGATCTGTTCCTGCCGGTATCCACTCCGTTTGAAGCAGGCAAATAA